The following are encoded in a window of Stigmatella erecta genomic DNA:
- a CDS encoding ATP-binding protein has product MQTVAIDFNFNDTKSSVEAFLERLRRKAPGAALSEDVELDLRSCQFLGPAAVVTLCALKAKADLAARSFRIALPEIPPPLTNYCRYSGLQQFFGLGPGPDGHPGSVTTPVRQFRTRPLSELAEMVSLVRRQMGLSESDEHRLNLTLMELAQNVLDHAESQVGGFLSARSFANEREVRFAVADMGIGFRETLRRTYSVLRDVDAIRLAMTANVTSKSSTHNLGQGLKLLRDIIQAKGGSMFLCSKGAWFELRNGRDNVGVFLNGNEYPGVLAVVTLPVRAPDADEDEDEHGDVWG; this is encoded by the coding sequence GTGCAAACAGTCGCCATCGACTTCAACTTCAACGACACGAAGTCTTCGGTAGAGGCATTCTTGGAGCGGCTCCGCCGCAAGGCTCCGGGTGCCGCCTTGTCGGAAGACGTGGAACTGGATCTTCGTAGCTGCCAGTTCCTCGGCCCGGCGGCGGTCGTGACGCTTTGCGCCCTCAAGGCCAAGGCCGATCTAGCAGCCAGGTCCTTCCGGATCGCCTTGCCTGAGATTCCGCCGCCGCTCACGAACTATTGCCGATACTCCGGGCTTCAGCAGTTTTTCGGCCTTGGCCCCGGTCCCGACGGGCATCCAGGCAGCGTCACGACGCCCGTCCGGCAGTTCCGTACTCGTCCCCTGTCCGAGCTCGCGGAGATGGTATCGCTCGTGCGGCGGCAGATGGGGCTCTCGGAAAGCGACGAGCACCGGTTGAACCTCACGCTCATGGAGCTGGCGCAGAATGTGCTGGATCACGCGGAATCACAGGTGGGAGGCTTCTTGTCTGCCCGCTCATTTGCCAACGAGCGCGAGGTACGCTTCGCTGTCGCGGACATGGGTATCGGCTTTCGGGAAACGCTCAGGCGGACATATTCGGTCCTTCGGGACGTCGATGCCATCCGGCTGGCCATGACGGCGAACGTGACCAGCAAGAGTTCGACTCACAACCTCGGCCAAGGGCTCAAACTCCTTCGGGACATCATTCAGGCGAAGGGCGGTTCCATGTTCCTCTGTTCAAAGGGAGCATGGTTCGAGCTGCGAAACGGTCGCGACAATGTCGGCGTCTTCTTGAACGGGAATGAGTATCCGGGAGTTTTGGCCGTCGTCACCCTACCGGTCCGTGCCCCTGATGCAGATGAAGACGAGGATGAGCATGGCGACGTCTGGGGCTGA
- a CDS encoding isoamylase produces the protein MMTSIRNLTRPWRPLLAASLSVALAGCGASDLAAPSSEDAPPALGMQEQGAVSWTLGARYDSTKSNISFQVYSKNATRIELYIYKTAYGASEHSKYVLTQNGTTGVWSTTVSAAALGAGTLYYGYRAWGPNWPYSASWTKGSSTGFISDVDANGNRFNPNKLLVDPYALEISHDPSNAQSTDGSVFASGPLYRHIDSGPRAPKGVVLAGDSQSIGTRPTRALKDDVIYEVHVRGLTRNDPSIAASYRGTYKGAGLKAAALAALGVTAVEFLPLQETENDANDNVASTAGDNYWGYMTLNYFAPDRRYAYDKSAGGPTREFKEMVKAFHDNGIKVFVDVVYNHTGEGGAWKAGDSSTYNVISFRGLDNATYYSLTSDKQFNWDNTGVGGNYNTYNAKAQDLIVHSLAYWKDTLGVDGFRFDLASVLGNSQEHGGFNYQRDNTGTALNRILRDLSPRPGTGGAGTDFIAEPWAIGGNSYQVGNFPNGWAEWNGIYRDTFRSDQNKLGSDTITPGQLATRFTGSADLFGEGNGDTRKPYHSINFMVAHDGLTLNDLYTCNSKNNNQPWPYGPSDGGEDNNHSWDQGGIAADQRKAARNGMAFLMLSAGVPMFNGGDEFLRTQACNNNAYNLDSDKNWLNYSLSADQAKFKTFTERLIAFRKAHPALRPASFYVGNDTNGNVMEQHRWFKPDGYVPDASYFDNGGNHAIAFRIDGTEFGDSASAIYVAYNGWSGSVNFNLPWPGNGKSWYRVADTCPWAETDGVSAVAPGSEVKLGGEGYVYGLCGRSLLLLIAK, from the coding sequence ATGATGACGTCCATCAGAAATCTTACCAGGCCGTGGCGGCCCTTGCTGGCCGCGAGCCTGAGCGTGGCCCTGGCCGGCTGCGGTGCCTCGGACCTTGCGGCCCCCTCCTCGGAAGATGCCCCCCCCGCCCTGGGGATGCAGGAGCAGGGCGCCGTGAGCTGGACGCTGGGGGCCCGCTACGACTCCACCAAGAGCAACATCTCCTTCCAGGTCTACTCGAAGAACGCCACGCGCATCGAGCTGTACATCTACAAGACCGCGTATGGCGCCTCGGAGCACTCGAAGTATGTGCTGACCCAGAACGGGACCACGGGCGTCTGGTCGACGACCGTGTCCGCGGCCGCCCTGGGGGCGGGCACCCTCTACTACGGCTACCGGGCCTGGGGGCCCAACTGGCCGTACAGCGCCTCCTGGACCAAGGGCTCCTCGACGGGCTTCATCTCGGACGTCGACGCCAACGGGAACCGCTTCAACCCCAACAAACTCCTGGTGGATCCGTACGCGCTGGAGATCAGCCATGATCCGTCCAACGCCCAGAGCACCGATGGGTCGGTGTTCGCCTCCGGACCGCTCTACCGCCACATCGACAGTGGCCCCCGGGCGCCCAAGGGGGTGGTGCTGGCGGGGGACAGCCAGTCCATCGGCACCCGGCCCACGCGGGCCCTCAAGGACGATGTCATCTATGAGGTCCACGTACGCGGCCTCACGCGCAATGATCCGTCCATCGCCGCCTCCTACCGGGGCACCTACAAGGGCGCCGGGCTGAAGGCGGCCGCGCTCGCGGCGCTGGGCGTCACCGCCGTGGAGTTCCTGCCCCTGCAGGAGACGGAGAACGACGCCAACGACAACGTGGCGAGCACCGCGGGGGACAACTACTGGGGCTACATGACCCTCAACTACTTCGCGCCCGACCGGCGCTACGCCTACGACAAGTCGGCGGGCGGCCCCACGCGCGAGTTCAAGGAGATGGTCAAGGCCTTCCACGACAACGGCATCAAGGTCTTCGTCGACGTGGTCTACAACCACACGGGCGAGGGCGGGGCCTGGAAGGCGGGCGACTCCAGCACCTACAACGTCATCTCCTTCCGCGGGCTCGACAACGCCACCTACTACAGCCTGACCAGCGACAAGCAGTTCAACTGGGACAACACCGGCGTCGGCGGCAACTACAACACCTACAACGCGAAGGCGCAGGACCTCATCGTCCACTCGCTGGCGTACTGGAAGGACACGCTGGGCGTGGACGGCTTCCGGTTCGACCTGGCCTCGGTGCTCGGCAACAGCCAGGAGCACGGGGGATTCAACTACCAGCGGGACAACACCGGCACGGCGCTCAACCGCATCCTGCGGGACTTGAGCCCCCGGCCCGGCACGGGCGGGGCGGGCACCGACTTCATCGCCGAGCCCTGGGCCATCGGGGGCAACTCGTACCAGGTGGGCAATTTCCCCAATGGCTGGGCCGAGTGGAACGGCATCTACCGCGACACCTTCCGCAGTGACCAGAACAAGCTGGGCTCGGACACCATCACCCCGGGGCAGCTCGCCACCCGCTTCACCGGCTCGGCGGACCTGTTCGGCGAGGGCAACGGCGATACGCGCAAGCCCTACCACTCCATCAACTTCATGGTGGCCCACGATGGGCTCACGCTGAACGATCTCTACACCTGCAACAGCAAGAACAACAACCAGCCCTGGCCCTACGGGCCCTCGGATGGCGGCGAGGACAACAACCACAGCTGGGACCAGGGCGGCATTGCCGCGGATCAGCGCAAGGCCGCGCGCAACGGCATGGCCTTCCTGATGCTCAGCGCGGGCGTGCCCATGTTCAACGGCGGGGACGAGTTCCTGCGCACCCAGGCCTGCAACAACAACGCGTACAACCTGGACTCGGACAAGAACTGGCTGAACTACTCCCTGTCCGCGGACCAGGCGAAGTTCAAGACGTTCACCGAGCGGCTCATCGCCTTCCGCAAGGCGCACCCGGCGCTGCGGCCCGCGAGCTTCTACGTGGGCAACGACACCAACGGAAACGTGATGGAGCAGCACCGCTGGTTCAAGCCGGATGGCTACGTGCCCGACGCGAGCTACTTCGACAACGGGGGCAATCACGCCATCGCCTTCCGTATCGACGGGACCGAGTTCGGTGACTCCGCCAGCGCCATCTACGTCGCCTACAACGGGTGGTCGGGCAGCGTGAACTTCAACCTGCCGTGGCCGGGCAATGGGAAGAGCTGGTACCGGGTGGCGGACACCTGCCCCTGGGCGGAGACCGATGGCGTCAGTGCGGTGGCCCCCGGCTCCGAGGTGAAGCTCGGCGGGGAAGGGTACGTCTACGGTCTGTGCGGCCGGAGCCTGCTCCTGCTGATCGCCAAGTAA
- the fadI gene encoding acetyl-CoA C-acyltransferase FadI: MARERNGHPRVAIVRGLRTPFVKAGSVFSGLTALELGKAVVQELVQRADIDPNEINQVVFGQVIPSLTAPSIAREVVIAAGLPRKIEAFTVARACATSIQAMTTAANAIAVGEADVIIAGGTESMSDAPIFTSRPLAHALVASSKAKSLAEKLKPFQKLQGRDLLPVPPAIAEYSTGMTMGESAEKMAKENGISREEQDRIALASHQNAARAWQEGRFDQEVMRLVIPPRYEDVAAKDNIVRGDTSLEALAQLKPAFDRKYGSITAGNASPLTDGAAALLLMSEEKARALGYEPLGYLRAHAYAATDPADQLLQGPAYAVPVALQRAGMKLSDIDLVEMHEAFAAQVASNIQALASPAFAKKAGWSAPVGEVDRERVNVNGGSIALGHPFGATGARIVTQALQELKRRNKNTVLCTVCAAGGLGAAVILERA; encoded by the coding sequence ATGGCACGTGAGAGAAACGGTCACCCACGGGTGGCCATCGTCCGCGGCTTGCGGACCCCGTTCGTGAAGGCGGGCAGCGTCTTCTCCGGACTGACCGCGTTGGAGCTGGGCAAGGCGGTGGTTCAGGAGCTGGTGCAGCGGGCGGACATCGATCCGAATGAAATCAACCAGGTGGTCTTCGGCCAGGTCATCCCCTCGCTGACGGCCCCCTCCATCGCGCGCGAGGTGGTCATCGCCGCGGGGCTGCCGCGCAAGATTGAAGCGTTCACCGTGGCGCGCGCGTGCGCCACCTCCATCCAGGCCATGACGACGGCGGCCAACGCCATCGCGGTGGGGGAGGCGGACGTCATCATCGCCGGGGGCACCGAGTCCATGTCGGACGCGCCCATCTTCACCAGCAGGCCCCTGGCGCACGCGCTGGTGGCCTCCTCCAAGGCCAAGAGCCTCGCCGAGAAGCTCAAGCCCTTCCAGAAGCTCCAGGGGCGGGACTTGCTGCCCGTGCCCCCCGCCATCGCCGAGTACTCCACCGGCATGACGATGGGCGAGAGCGCCGAGAAGATGGCCAAGGAGAACGGCATCTCGCGCGAGGAGCAGGACCGCATCGCCCTGGCCTCGCACCAGAACGCCGCCCGGGCCTGGCAAGAGGGCCGCTTCGACCAGGAGGTGATGCGCCTCGTCATCCCGCCCCGCTACGAGGATGTGGCCGCCAAGGACAACATCGTCCGGGGGGATACGAGCCTGGAGGCGCTCGCCCAGCTCAAGCCGGCGTTCGACCGCAAGTACGGCAGCATCACCGCAGGCAATGCCTCGCCGCTCACGGACGGCGCCGCCGCGCTGCTGCTCATGAGCGAGGAGAAGGCCCGGGCGCTCGGGTACGAGCCCCTGGGCTACCTGCGGGCCCACGCGTATGCCGCCACGGACCCGGCGGACCAGCTGCTGCAAGGGCCCGCCTACGCGGTGCCCGTGGCGCTGCAGCGCGCGGGCATGAAGCTCTCGGACATTGATCTCGTGGAGATGCACGAGGCGTTCGCGGCCCAGGTGGCCAGCAACATCCAGGCGCTCGCCTCGCCCGCCTTCGCCAAGAAGGCCGGGTGGAGCGCCCCGGTGGGCGAGGTGGACCGGGAGCGGGTCAACGTGAACGGCGGCTCCATTGCCCTGGGCCACCCGTTCGGGGCGACCGGGGCGCGCATCGTCACCCAGGCGCTCCAGGAGCTGAAGCGCCGGAACAAGAACACGGTGCTGTGCACCGTCTGTGCCGCTGGCGGCCTGGGGGCCGCGGTGATTCTGGAGCGTGCGTGA
- the hemE gene encoding uroporphyrinogen decarboxylase: MNDRLLKAARRQPTDTTPVWLMRQAGRYLPEYRAIRGNIAFLDLCKHPDLAAEVTVQPVTRLGVDAAIIFSDILIPVEAMGITLELGDKGPHFPQPVRTAADIERLAVPDPVEGTGFVAEAIRRTRKALNDSVPVIGFAGAPFTLAAYMVEGGGSKSYILIKRLLFEQPKLAHTFFQKLTDTLIPYLKMQVEAGAKIVQIFDSWGGELSPYDFERFSLPYLTRMVKELQATGVPVIVFGTGMSPHLPLLKRTGADVIGLDWRLPADEGRRVLGPDVAVQGNLDPLHLFLPREELEERVVDILQRAGPVGHIFNLGHGILPPTDPEAAKFLVEAVHRHGAALRQGSRAP; encoded by the coding sequence ATGAATGACAGATTGTTGAAGGCCGCTCGCCGGCAGCCCACCGACACCACGCCGGTGTGGCTCATGCGTCAGGCGGGGCGCTACCTGCCGGAGTACCGCGCCATTCGCGGCAACATCGCGTTCCTCGACCTGTGCAAGCACCCGGACCTCGCCGCCGAGGTCACCGTGCAGCCCGTCACCCGCCTGGGCGTGGACGCGGCCATCATCTTCTCGGACATCCTCATCCCCGTGGAGGCGATGGGCATCACCCTGGAGCTGGGGGACAAGGGGCCTCACTTTCCCCAGCCCGTGCGCACCGCCGCGGACATCGAGCGGCTCGCCGTGCCGGACCCCGTGGAGGGCACGGGCTTCGTCGCCGAGGCCATCCGCCGCACGCGCAAGGCGCTGAATGACTCGGTGCCCGTCATCGGCTTCGCCGGGGCGCCGTTCACCCTGGCGGCCTACATGGTCGAGGGCGGCGGCTCCAAGAGCTACATCCTCATCAAGCGCCTGCTCTTCGAGCAGCCGAAGCTGGCCCACACGTTCTTCCAGAAGCTCACCGACACGCTCATCCCCTACCTGAAGATGCAGGTGGAGGCGGGGGCGAAGATCGTCCAGATTTTCGACTCGTGGGGCGGCGAGCTCTCCCCCTACGACTTCGAGCGCTTCAGCCTGCCCTACCTCACGCGCATGGTGAAGGAGCTGCAGGCCACGGGGGTGCCCGTCATCGTCTTCGGCACGGGCATGTCCCCCCACCTGCCGCTGCTCAAGCGCACGGGCGCGGACGTCATCGGCCTGGACTGGCGCCTCCCCGCGGACGAGGGCCGGCGCGTGCTGGGCCCGGACGTGGCGGTGCAGGGCAACCTGGACCCGCTGCACCTGTTCCTGCCCCGCGAGGAGTTGGAGGAGCGGGTGGTGGACATCCTCCAGCGGGCGGGCCCCGTGGGGCACATCTTCAACCTGGGCCACGGCATCCTTCCGCCCACGGACCCCGAGGCCGCGAAGTTCCTCGTCGAGGCGGTGCACCGCCATGGCGCCGCGCTTCGCCAGGGCTCGCGGGCCCCGTAG
- a CDS encoding sensor histidine kinase — MEPTASTSGPPSDGQLPSPRQVLIADDDAASRKIAAALLAASDYRIRFATSGEEALAAVGEARPDLVLLDVMMPGLDGFEVCRRLRERLSGEYVPIILVTSLDGRSDVVQGLKAGADDFLHKPVHGAELRARVSNLLKVRAYHQLLASQRDSALATVELLRQQVLHADRLATLGTLAASVSHELNNISQVLRSALDPGASDEDGWALAQNTTSKTVLTHVANHVTELSRTLLHIARPSGGPTPEIELGQILEEVHHMLRLTGRIRHAAVSLVLPQERCVLRANAVQAQQVFLNLIGNAADAVVSTPGARIEAGIRPQPGGRLEAWVRDNGPGMSEEVRARIFEPFFTTKPPGVGTGLGLAVVKQLVESWGGQIRVQSQPGQGTCMVLDLPAAPAP; from the coding sequence ATGGAACCAACGGCGTCCACGTCGGGCCCTCCCTCTGACGGTCAGCTCCCATCCCCTCGACAGGTCCTGATCGCCGACGACGACGCAGCGAGTCGAAAGATCGCCGCCGCCCTGCTGGCCGCCTCGGACTACCGCATCCGCTTCGCCACGAGCGGCGAGGAGGCGCTGGCGGCCGTGGGCGAGGCGCGGCCCGACCTGGTGCTGCTGGATGTCATGATGCCGGGCCTGGACGGCTTCGAGGTGTGCCGCCGGCTGCGTGAGCGGCTGAGCGGCGAGTACGTGCCCATCATCCTCGTCACCTCGCTGGATGGCCGGAGCGATGTCGTCCAGGGGCTGAAGGCGGGGGCGGATGACTTCCTCCACAAGCCGGTGCATGGCGCCGAGCTGAGGGCGCGTGTCTCCAACCTCCTCAAGGTGCGCGCCTACCATCAGCTCCTGGCCTCCCAGCGCGACAGCGCGCTGGCCACGGTGGAGCTGCTGCGCCAGCAGGTGCTGCACGCGGACCGCCTGGCCACGCTGGGCACCCTGGCCGCCAGCGTCAGCCACGAGCTGAACAACATCTCCCAGGTGCTCCGCAGCGCCCTGGATCCGGGCGCCTCGGACGAGGACGGCTGGGCCCTGGCGCAGAACACGACATCCAAGACGGTGCTCACCCACGTGGCCAACCACGTCACCGAGCTGTCGAGGACCCTGCTCCACATCGCCCGTCCCTCGGGGGGCCCCACCCCGGAGATCGAGCTCGGGCAGATTCTGGAGGAGGTCCACCACATGCTCCGGCTCACCGGACGCATCCGCCATGCGGCGGTCTCCCTGGTGTTGCCCCAGGAGCGCTGTGTCCTCCGGGCCAACGCGGTGCAGGCCCAGCAGGTGTTCCTCAACCTCATCGGCAACGCCGCGGACGCGGTGGTGTCCACCCCCGGCGCCCGCATCGAGGCGGGGATCCGCCCCCAGCCCGGCGGGCGGCTCGAGGCCTGGGTCCGGGACAACGGGCCGGGCATGTCCGAGGAGGTTCGGGCCCGCATCTTCGAGCCCTTCTTCACCACCAAGCCGCCGGGCGTCGGCACGGGCCTGGGCCTGGCCGTCGTGAAGCAGCTCGTTGAATCCTGGGGTGGGCAGATCCGCGTCCAGAGCCAGCCGGGCCAGGGCACCTGCATGGTGCTCGACCTCCCGGCGGCGCCCGCCCCGTAA
- a CDS encoding mannosyltransferase family protein, translated as MPRPRMNRSPPLTIALLVLVSVAACAAAAAAGAWYFHHKDPAAPVLRLDDYLSMGWVAWDASWYKRIAEEGYTYTPGQQSSVAFFPLYPLAIQLFMGLGLSVYTAGITVTLLCGPLAMVLFTRWAGTRVDPTTALQAGMLISLYPFAFYLYGVMYSDALFLVLVVGAFLLLEKGYLVPAVVLGAFATAARPVAPAVVLGLLVRRLEWKRERGLRWDLWDVLPVLSAAGFIAYVLYLGETFGAPFAFVEVQGAPGWDQAPGWRTWLKLAWFKAVFFSGNNAEVVGRFITHALLTFLALGLVWPTARRLGWGYAVFTLAIVGMPALSTKDFMGMGRYLLSAFPLFLTLALLLKERPRLRQGLLAVSAGGLVILSAAFGMERYIS; from the coding sequence ATGCCTCGCCCCCGCATGAACCGCTCTCCGCCGCTCACCATCGCGCTCCTGGTTCTGGTCTCCGTCGCCGCCTGTGCCGCAGCGGCGGCGGCGGGCGCCTGGTACTTCCACCACAAAGACCCCGCGGCGCCCGTGTTGCGCCTGGACGACTACCTGTCCATGGGCTGGGTGGCCTGGGATGCGAGCTGGTACAAGCGCATCGCCGAGGAGGGCTACACGTACACGCCGGGCCAGCAGAGCTCGGTGGCGTTCTTCCCGCTCTACCCGCTGGCCATTCAGCTCTTCATGGGGCTGGGCCTGTCCGTCTACACGGCGGGCATCACCGTGACGCTGCTGTGTGGACCGCTGGCCATGGTGCTCTTCACCCGCTGGGCGGGCACCCGGGTGGACCCCACCACCGCGCTTCAGGCCGGGATGCTCATCAGCCTGTATCCGTTCGCCTTCTACCTCTACGGCGTCATGTATTCGGACGCCCTGTTCCTGGTGCTGGTGGTGGGCGCCTTCCTGCTTCTGGAGAAGGGCTACCTGGTGCCCGCCGTGGTGCTGGGCGCGTTCGCCACCGCCGCCCGGCCCGTGGCCCCCGCGGTGGTGCTGGGGCTGCTGGTGCGCCGGCTGGAGTGGAAGCGCGAGCGGGGGCTGCGCTGGGACCTCTGGGATGTGCTCCCCGTGCTGTCCGCGGCCGGGTTCATCGCCTATGTGCTCTACCTGGGGGAGACCTTCGGCGCGCCCTTCGCCTTCGTGGAGGTCCAGGGCGCGCCGGGGTGGGACCAGGCGCCGGGGTGGCGCACCTGGCTCAAGCTGGCTTGGTTCAAGGCCGTGTTCTTTTCGGGCAACAACGCGGAGGTGGTGGGGCGGTTCATCACCCACGCGCTGCTCACCTTCCTCGCGCTGGGCCTGGTCTGGCCCACCGCCCGCAGGCTCGGGTGGGGCTATGCCGTCTTCACCCTGGCCATCGTGGGCATGCCCGCCCTGTCCACCAAGGACTTCATGGGCATGGGGCGCTACCTGCTCTCTGCCTTTCCCCTGTTCCTGACGCTCGCCCTGCTGCTGAAGGAACGTCCCCGGCTGCGCCAGGGGCTGCTCGCCGTCAGTGCCGGGGGGCTCGTCATCCTCAGCGCCGCGTTCGGCATGGAGCGGTACATCTCGTGA
- a CDS encoding class I SAM-dependent methyltransferase: MSTLQTQALALFSGLPAPERFHVHARAFSAPLEAVARRAPAGASIADVGCGHGLLSALLALEDPARQVVGVDPDPRKVMWASRALGRLPNVHIEVGTVERLAETREGQFDAAVVCDVLYLLPEARWPAFFATVRRLLRPGGRFLLKEAEGAGSWKHYKCLAQEWVMVKLLRRTQAGGALVLQPRETLQALLRQAGFEVRETVALDRGYTTPHILYVAQAPGAAPASG; the protein is encoded by the coding sequence GTGAGCACGCTTCAGACCCAGGCGCTCGCGCTGTTCTCGGGGCTCCCCGCCCCGGAGCGCTTCCACGTCCACGCCCGGGCCTTCTCCGCCCCCCTGGAGGCGGTGGCGCGCCGGGCTCCCGCAGGGGCCTCCATCGCGGACGTGGGGTGTGGCCATGGGCTGCTCTCGGCGCTCCTGGCCCTGGAAGACCCCGCCCGCCAGGTGGTGGGCGTGGACCCGGATCCCCGCAAGGTGATGTGGGCGTCGAGGGCCCTGGGCCGGTTGCCCAACGTCCACATCGAGGTGGGCACCGTGGAGCGCCTGGCCGAGACGCGCGAGGGGCAGTTCGATGCCGCCGTGGTGTGCGACGTCCTCTATCTGCTGCCCGAGGCGCGGTGGCCGGCGTTCTTCGCCACGGTGCGGCGCCTGCTGCGGCCAGGCGGGCGCTTCCTCTTGAAGGAGGCCGAAGGGGCGGGCTCCTGGAAGCACTACAAGTGCCTGGCGCAGGAGTGGGTGATGGTGAAGCTGCTGCGCAGGACCCAGGCCGGCGGCGCCCTGGTGCTCCAGCCGCGAGAAACCTTGCAGGCCTTGTTGCGGCAGGCGGGGTTCGAGGTGCGCGAGACGGTGGCGCTGGACCGGGGGTACACCACCCCGCACATCCTCTATGTGGCGCAGGCGCCGGGGGCGGCCCCGGCTTCCGGATAG
- the fadJ gene encoding fatty acid oxidation complex subunit alpha FadJ, giving the protein MAIQLEELEVKHGFSYQTEDGVAVFTFDLPDSAVNTLSPETGLAFDALLTRAEQAPEVKAVVFISGKKDNFVAGAKIDFLQKIQTAEEAATVARNAQKGFDRLDAFPKPVVAAIHGSCLGGGLEWALACDYRLITDSPKTVLGLPEVQLGLLPGGGGTQRLPALIGVQAALDLILTGKHVKPSKAKRLGLVDEVAPVSLLRALALRRARELAAGTLKVERAHGQGLKAVATQSKKGLAGFFKGLANKEMWAEVALEDNPLGRKVLFDQARKQLLKKTRGHYPAQEKALEAVRVGVVSGRQAGLETEARLFGELVVSDVSQRLVELFFATTALKKENGTANPQVKAREVKKVGVLGGGLMGGGIAYVSSALQGVPVRVKDKDDLGAGRALKQVQNILDERVKKRSLTGREATAKMALVSAGTDYSGFKTVDLIIEAVFEDLKLKQRVLAETEAVTHDGCIFASNTSSLPITELAKASRRPELVIGMHYFSPVNKMPLLEIITHPGTAEWVTATCVEVGRKQGKTVIVVNDGVGFYTSRILAPYMNEAAYLLAEGADIAELDRALVDFGFPVGPITLLDEVGIDVAHKVGPIMEAAFGKRLAAPKTLDKVIEDGRLGRKNKKGFYTYNGKKKEVDTSVYALLPTGHDRKDIERAEMAERCVLQMVNEAVRCLGEGILRSPRDGDVGAIFGLGFPPFRGGPFRYADSLTPAALLQRLEHYHDKFGERFAPAPLLVETVKAGKTFHAR; this is encoded by the coding sequence ATGGCCATCCAACTCGAGGAGCTCGAGGTGAAGCACGGTTTTTCCTACCAGACCGAGGACGGCGTCGCCGTCTTCACGTTCGATCTGCCGGACTCGGCGGTGAACACGCTCTCGCCGGAGACGGGGCTCGCCTTCGACGCGCTGCTCACCCGCGCGGAGCAGGCGCCCGAGGTGAAGGCGGTGGTCTTCATCTCCGGGAAGAAGGACAACTTCGTGGCGGGGGCGAAGATCGACTTCCTCCAGAAGATCCAAACGGCCGAGGAGGCCGCCACCGTCGCCCGGAATGCCCAGAAGGGCTTCGACCGGCTGGATGCGTTCCCCAAGCCCGTGGTGGCCGCCATCCACGGCTCGTGCCTGGGCGGAGGGCTGGAGTGGGCGCTGGCGTGTGACTACCGCCTCATCACCGACAGCCCCAAGACGGTGCTGGGCCTGCCCGAGGTGCAGCTCGGCCTGCTGCCGGGCGGGGGCGGCACCCAGCGGCTGCCGGCGCTCATCGGCGTCCAGGCGGCGTTGGACCTCATCCTCACCGGCAAGCACGTGAAGCCCTCGAAGGCGAAGCGGCTGGGCCTGGTGGACGAGGTGGCGCCGGTGTCCCTGCTGCGCGCCCTGGCGCTGCGGCGCGCGCGCGAGCTGGCCGCCGGGACGCTGAAGGTGGAGCGCGCCCACGGCCAGGGGCTCAAGGCGGTGGCCACCCAGTCCAAGAAGGGCCTCGCGGGGTTCTTCAAGGGGCTGGCCAACAAGGAGATGTGGGCCGAGGTGGCGCTCGAGGACAACCCCCTGGGCCGCAAGGTCCTCTTCGATCAGGCGCGCAAGCAGCTGCTGAAGAAGACGCGCGGCCACTATCCCGCGCAGGAGAAAGCCCTGGAGGCCGTGCGCGTGGGCGTGGTGTCCGGGCGCCAGGCGGGGCTGGAGACCGAGGCGCGGCTGTTTGGCGAGCTGGTGGTGTCGGACGTCTCCCAGCGGCTCGTGGAGCTCTTCTTCGCCACCACGGCGCTGAAGAAGGAGAACGGCACCGCCAACCCCCAGGTGAAGGCACGCGAGGTGAAGAAGGTGGGCGTGCTCGGCGGCGGGCTCATGGGCGGCGGCATCGCCTATGTGTCCTCGGCGCTCCAGGGCGTGCCGGTGCGCGTGAAGGACAAGGATGACCTGGGCGCCGGGCGTGCGCTCAAGCAGGTGCAGAACATCCTGGATGAGCGCGTGAAGAAGCGCTCGCTGACGGGGCGCGAGGCCACTGCGAAGATGGCGCTCGTCTCCGCGGGCACGGACTACAGCGGCTTCAAGACGGTGGACCTCATCATCGAGGCGGTGTTCGAGGACCTGAAGCTCAAGCAGCGCGTGCTGGCCGAGACGGAGGCGGTGACGCACGACGGGTGCATCTTCGCCTCCAACACCTCCAGCCTGCCCATCACCGAGCTGGCCAAGGCCAGCCGCCGGCCGGAGCTGGTCATCGGGATGCACTACTTCAGCCCGGTGAACAAGATGCCGCTGCTGGAGATCATCACCCACCCGGGCACCGCCGAGTGGGTGACGGCCACCTGTGTGGAGGTGGGCCGCAAGCAGGGCAAGACGGTCATCGTCGTCAACGACGGGGTGGGCTTCTACACCTCGCGCATCCTCGCCCCGTACATGAACGAGGCGGCCTACCTGCTGGCCGAAGGCGCGGACATCGCCGAGCTGGACAGGGCGCTCGTGGACTTCGGCTTCCCCGTGGGCCCCATCACCCTGCTGGACGAGGTGGGCATCGATGTGGCGCACAAGGTGGGCCCCATCATGGAGGCGGCCTTCGGCAAGCGGCTGGCGGCCCCGAAGACGCTCGACAAGGTCATCGAGGACGGGCGCCTGGGCCGCAAGAACAAGAAGGGCTTCTACACCTACAACGGGAAGAAGAAGGAGGTGGACACCTCGGTCTACGCGCTGCTGCCCACGGGCCATGACCGCAAGGACATCGAGCGCGCCGAGATGGCCGAGCGGTGCGTCCTGCAGATGGTCAACGAGGCGGTGCGCTGCCTGGGCGAGGGCATCCTGCGCAGCCCGAGGGATGGGGATGTGGGCGCCATCTTCGGCCTGGGCTTCCCGCCGTTCCGGGGCGGCCCCTTCCGGTACGCGGACAGCCTGACGCCCGCGGCGCTGCTCCAGCGCCTGGAGCACTACCACGACAAGTTCGGGGAGCGCTTCGCCCCCGCGCCACTCCTGGTGGAGACGGTGAAGGCGGGGAAGACGTTCCACGCGCGCTAG